Proteins found in one Rhodohalobacter barkolensis genomic segment:
- a CDS encoding YceI family protein, which translates to MYFKKIITTSILMLFMAGAVFAQDMTLNVQDDYEMRLDGEANVRSWGADITELSGTLVLSEMEEITIDSLTADSFKEMTLTIPVESMDSGSGGLDKNMRKYLKADDYPEITFTLNEVTDIEVQDDGTALITAVGVVSAAGNDHEVTMNVNASINSDGTINFTGEQDLLMTSFDIDPPTAIFGTVRARDEMLITFNVNFN; encoded by the coding sequence ATGTATTTCAAAAAAATAATAACCACCTCGATATTAATGCTTTTTATGGCAGGCGCAGTGTTTGCCCAGGATATGACCCTGAATGTGCAAGATGACTATGAAATGCGTCTTGACGGAGAGGCAAATGTCCGAAGCTGGGGAGCTGACATCACAGAACTGAGCGGCACCCTGGTTCTTTCAGAAATGGAAGAAATTACCATCGACAGTTTAACTGCCGATTCTTTTAAAGAGATGACCCTGACTATTCCCGTAGAGAGTATGGATTCCGGCTCTGGCGGTTTGGATAAAAACATGAGAAAATATCTGAAAGCAGACGACTATCCTGAAATTACGTTTACACTGAATGAAGTAACAGACATCGAAGTTCAGGATGACGGTACAGCCTTAATCACCGCTGTTGGTGTTGTAAGCGCGGCCGGTAATGATCACGAAGTTACGATGAATGTAAACGCAAGCATCAATTCCGATGGAACTATTAATTTCACCGGTGAGCAAGATCTGCTTATGACAAGCTTTGATATTGATCCTCCAACTGCAATATTTGGAACTGTTCGTGCACGAGATGAAATGCTAATTACATTCAACGTGAACTTCAACTAA
- the xseA gene encoding exodeoxyribonuclease VII large subunit: MKNQIPFSFDVPTVSEITEKIKGLLERNFRDILVEGEISNVNQSRNGHYYFTVKDDDAQLPCVIWRSTAQRMEVEIRDGQQVVLGGDLQVYAPHGRYQMIVSLVQQAGIGKLQQKFEQLKKKLEEEGLFSDSYKKSIPPFPTKIGVITSATGAAFHDIKSTFEQRWPVATLYLHHASVQGLNAAPELVKAIEWFGSQKKPVDLLIIGRGGGSLEDLWPFNEETVARAVFNCPIPTISAVGHEVDFSITDFVADARAATPTQAVVIAAPDINELRYMVDDYASDMETILQQKIQTYREYVYRLANSHALLVVQEKLKFQKNRVDALLERMNSRMDRAISERRSHIQQLNSTVESSNPKVVLQKWGESVAVLSERLENRYERMLSDKKSALNKQLSLLAEVNPKAPLERGFTRILQDGVWIRSSKHFKKSAETEIEWNDGSAKIKSV; encoded by the coding sequence ATGAAGAACCAGATTCCATTCTCTTTTGATGTACCTACCGTATCAGAAATCACCGAAAAAATTAAAGGACTGCTTGAACGAAATTTTCGCGATATCCTGGTTGAAGGTGAAATCAGCAATGTGAATCAAAGCCGCAACGGGCACTACTACTTTACGGTAAAGGATGATGATGCTCAGCTTCCCTGTGTGATCTGGAGAAGCACAGCACAGAGAATGGAAGTTGAAATCCGGGATGGTCAGCAGGTGGTACTGGGTGGAGATCTGCAAGTTTACGCACCACACGGGCGCTACCAAATGATTGTCTCCCTGGTACAGCAAGCCGGAATCGGTAAACTTCAGCAGAAATTTGAACAACTCAAGAAAAAGCTCGAAGAAGAAGGGCTCTTCAGCGATTCCTACAAAAAATCGATTCCACCATTTCCTACTAAGATTGGTGTCATTACATCTGCAACGGGAGCTGCTTTCCACGATATAAAATCCACTTTTGAGCAGCGCTGGCCCGTAGCCACGCTATATTTGCACCACGCCAGTGTTCAGGGGCTCAATGCTGCGCCTGAACTGGTAAAAGCTATCGAATGGTTTGGTTCACAAAAAAAACCGGTAGATCTGTTGATAATCGGTCGCGGTGGTGGATCTCTCGAGGATCTCTGGCCATTCAATGAAGAAACTGTTGCACGAGCAGTATTCAACTGCCCCATACCAACCATTAGCGCAGTGGGTCACGAAGTCGATTTTAGTATCACCGACTTTGTGGCTGATGCCAGGGCTGCAACGCCAACCCAGGCTGTAGTCATCGCTGCCCCGGATATTAACGAGCTGCGCTACATGGTAGATGATTATGCAAGTGATATGGAAACTATTCTTCAGCAAAAGATTCAAACCTATCGGGAGTATGTCTACAGACTTGCAAATTCACATGCACTGCTGGTGGTACAGGAAAAACTGAAATTTCAAAAAAACAGGGTTGATGCTCTGTTAGAACGGATGAACAGTCGGATGGATCGGGCTATATCGGAGCGGCGATCCCATATACAACAACTGAACTCAACAGTAGAATCTTCAAACCCGAAAGTAGTTTTACAAAAATGGGGGGAGTCTGTAGCCGTACTTTCCGAGCGATTGGAAAACCGATATGAACGCATGTTAAGTGATAAAAAATCAGCTTTGAACAAACAGCTTTCCCTGCTTGCCGAAGTAAATCCGAAGGCTCCGCTGGAACGTGGATTTACCCGGATATTACAGGATGGAGTTTGGATCAGATCATCAAAACATTTTAAAAAATCAGCTGAAACAGAAATTGAGTGGAACGATGGATCAGCCAAAATTAAATCGGTTTGA
- a CDS encoding saccharopine dehydrogenase family protein, with translation MKKWVLYGSYGYTGNLITELAASDGDQHVVLSGRNEEKLREQAGKFELDYKAADLDSPEDLDELLQDAEVVLHCAGPFVHTWKPMAEACLRNNCHYLDITGEINVFESLKMMGPEFEEKGLMAMSGVGFDVVPSDCLAATLHKKLPDATHLELAISGLGGGLSRGTAKTMIENLGSGGAVRRGGKIEEVPAAYLIRKIRFGDKWKDAVSIPWGDISTAYTSTGIGNIVVYAALPKKSIEKLKWLNRLGPIVKNKRLKSFLKSRVEQGKPGPSEGERREGRSLLWGHASNAKGESVVALLKTKEGYQLTAETALKIVENCLKDKLKSGYQTPSNVYGADFILGFEHSEIEFL, from the coding sequence ATGAAGAAATGGGTTTTATATGGCAGTTATGGATATACCGGTAATCTAATTACCGAATTAGCGGCTTCGGACGGTGATCAGCATGTTGTGCTGTCCGGTAGAAACGAAGAGAAACTGCGAGAACAAGCCGGGAAATTTGAATTAGATTATAAAGCAGCCGACTTAGATAGTCCTGAAGATTTGGACGAACTGTTACAGGATGCTGAAGTTGTACTACACTGTGCCGGTCCATTTGTCCACACCTGGAAACCGATGGCGGAAGCTTGCCTGAGAAATAACTGCCACTATTTAGATATTACCGGTGAGATCAACGTTTTTGAGTCTTTGAAAATGATGGGACCGGAATTTGAAGAAAAAGGCTTAATGGCAATGTCGGGCGTGGGTTTTGATGTTGTGCCTTCAGATTGTTTAGCAGCTACACTGCACAAGAAATTACCTGATGCCACTCATCTGGAACTTGCTATTTCCGGACTGGGAGGAGGCTTGTCGAGAGGAACGGCAAAGACCATGATCGAAAACCTTGGCAGTGGAGGGGCCGTGCGCAGGGGCGGGAAGATTGAAGAGGTGCCGGCAGCTTATCTGATCCGAAAAATCCGATTTGGGGATAAATGGAAAGATGCTGTTTCCATTCCCTGGGGCGATATTTCAACAGCCTACACTTCTACAGGAATTGGGAATATTGTTGTTTATGCGGCTTTGCCTAAAAAGAGTATTGAAAAATTGAAGTGGTTAAACAGGCTTGGCCCAATTGTTAAAAATAAGCGACTCAAATCATTCTTAAAATCGAGAGTTGAACAGGGAAAACCGGGTCCATCTGAGGGAGAAAGACGAGAGGGAAGGTCACTGCTTTGGGGACATGCATCGAATGCAAAGGGAGAATCTGTAGTGGCTCTGTTGAAGACGAAAGAAGGATACCAACTGACGGCTGAAACAGCACTTAAAATAGTTGAAAACTGTTTGAAGGATAAGCTTAAATCGGGGTATCAAACACCGTCTAATGTTTATGGTGCTGATTTTATACTTGGTTTTGAACACTCAGAAATCGAGTTTCTTTAA
- a CDS encoding PAS domain S-box protein, translated as MKTLVTGYNEEAINILKSALERRNHHVIVGEPEERLLNTIEEDNISLILLSDFSEKGLRLCRLTRASERGKHRTVIAVISKEHMEHLHRMLDAEVDQYITESLFDEQRLDVRLAFAEKMARNKEEQFLIEQKLRESEARARSILRTTVDAIITIDRHAQIRTFNKAAEDLFLYKASEVIGKNVKLLMPQPYRREHDDYINNYHNTGHKKIIGIGREVTGLRKDGSSFPMYLAVSEVNVNGQRLYTGIVRDITEQRRLEQEVLRISEHERHRIGQDLHDGLGQMLTGISLINRNIANSLRDENHPLAEEVDDITRLVKEADEYARSLSRGLIPVEFEGQGLKAALERMMKNAEKLFNITCKLEAPDNLQFEDSTNLTHLYRVVQEATSNAVKHGNASEVHISIDSDEERLVIKIEDNGTGFSDDWEEERGLGVRIMHFRSQLIGANLEIGSSGKLGGAAIIVTLYPVGTSYSYK; from the coding sequence ATGAAAACACTTGTAACCGGATATAATGAAGAAGCCATAAACATTCTGAAAAGTGCTCTTGAGAGAAGAAATCATCACGTCATTGTTGGTGAACCGGAAGAACGGTTACTCAACACGATAGAAGAGGATAATATTTCCCTCATTTTGTTAAGTGATTTTTCTGAAAAAGGCTTGCGCCTTTGCCGTCTTACAAGGGCAAGTGAGCGGGGAAAACACCGCACTGTTATAGCAGTAATCAGTAAAGAACATATGGAGCATTTACACAGGATGCTCGATGCTGAAGTGGATCAATATATTACAGAATCTCTTTTCGACGAACAGCGATTGGATGTACGCCTCGCTTTTGCGGAAAAAATGGCTCGCAATAAAGAGGAGCAGTTCCTGATTGAGCAAAAATTGCGTGAAAGCGAAGCCCGGGCTCGCAGTATTCTCCGAACAACAGTAGATGCCATCATCACGATTGACCGACACGCCCAGATCAGAACTTTCAATAAGGCCGCAGAAGATCTGTTTCTCTACAAAGCTTCTGAAGTTATCGGCAAGAATGTAAAGCTGTTAATGCCTCAACCCTATCGCCGGGAGCACGACGACTATATCAATAATTATCACAATACCGGGCATAAAAAGATCATAGGCATTGGCCGGGAAGTGACCGGCTTACGCAAAGATGGGTCATCATTTCCAATGTATCTGGCTGTAAGTGAAGTGAATGTAAACGGCCAGCGGCTTTACACAGGTATTGTTCGCGATATTACCGAGCAGCGCCGGCTGGAACAGGAAGTTCTGCGCATTAGTGAGCACGAACGGCATCGTATTGGCCAGGATTTACACGATGGCCTGGGACAAATGCTGACCGGCATCAGCCTGATTAACCGGAATATTGCCAATTCGCTCAGGGACGAAAATCACCCTTTGGCTGAAGAGGTAGATGACATTACCCGTTTGGTTAAAGAAGCAGATGAGTATGCCCGAAGCCTTTCCAGGGGATTGATTCCGGTAGAATTTGAAGGCCAGGGGTTGAAAGCTGCATTGGAACGAATGATGAAAAATGCTGAGAAGCTTTTCAATATAACTTGCAAGTTGGAAGCACCCGATAATCTTCAATTCGAAGATTCCACGAATTTAACTCACCTCTATCGGGTGGTTCAAGAAGCAACCAGCAACGCCGTTAAACATGGAAATGCTTCAGAAGTTCACATCTCAATCGACAGTGATGAAGAGCGGTTGGTGATTAAAATAGAAGATAACGGAACCGGTTTTTCTGACGACTGGGAAGAGGAACGCGGTCTTGGAGTTCGAATTATGCATTTCAGATCACAGTTAATCGGGGCTAACCTTGAAATTGGCTCCAGTGGAAAGCTTGGGGGAGCAGCCATCATTGTTACACTCTACCCCGTGGGAACCAGTTACTCCTATAAATAG
- a CDS encoding YceI family protein — protein MKLLQILTFIGLWVLTLTAPEGELFSQNRFTPAEEVSRLWIEGSSNVNTFDCVANEYSGEAVVGQNGTEESDQEDQEVTLEVVINVNGFDCGKRKMNSDMKKALKADSYPNITFSYSRAELLNSNDVNQFIVEGDLTVAGVTREISFVAEGDVSENGEMRARGSKKIFMTDYGIEPPTGLLGLIKADDELTVHFDLTAKRI, from the coding sequence ATGAAACTTCTTCAGATTTTAACATTTATTGGCCTGTGGGTTCTTACACTCACGGCACCTGAAGGAGAACTTTTCTCTCAAAACCGGTTCACCCCTGCTGAAGAGGTGAGCCGGCTTTGGATTGAAGGAAGCTCAAACGTAAATACTTTCGATTGTGTAGCTAATGAGTACAGTGGAGAGGCCGTCGTAGGTCAAAATGGCACTGAAGAATCTGATCAGGAAGATCAAGAAGTTACATTGGAAGTCGTAATTAACGTTAACGGCTTTGATTGTGGAAAAAGGAAAATGAATAGTGATATGAAAAAAGCCCTGAAGGCTGATTCATATCCAAATATTACATTCAGCTATAGCCGTGCTGAATTGCTCAACTCAAATGATGTTAATCAATTTATAGTTGAAGGTGACTTGACAGTTGCTGGGGTAACAAGGGAAATCAGCTTCGTCGCTGAAGGAGACGTTTCAGAAAACGGGGAAATGAGAGCGCGTGGCAGTAAAAAAATATTCATGACCGATTACGGTATTGAGCCACCAACAGGACTTCTCGGCCTGATTAAAGCAGATGATGAACTCACGGTTCACTTCGATCTAACCGCAAAACGTATTTGA
- a CDS encoding response regulator yields the protein MGANKKIYIVDDHPLMRKGLAMTLEKEVGFELTGQAESAEEAMNDILELKPDVAIIDISLPGMNGLELVKNLLHQMPGLKILIVSRHDEELYAERALRAGAKGYLMKLEAVDVLVQAINQILNGGIYLSNKIGNKLLMKLATGNNAKSDNPLDQLSDRELEVFELTGKGLSTKEIGEKLHISVKTVESHRANIKDKLQIDTANELMRHAVRWVEGASG from the coding sequence ATGGGAGCTAATAAAAAGATTTACATTGTTGATGACCATCCTCTTATGAGGAAAGGACTGGCTATGACCCTTGAAAAAGAAGTGGGGTTTGAATTGACAGGTCAGGCCGAATCTGCTGAGGAAGCGATGAATGATATTCTGGAACTCAAGCCCGATGTAGCTATCATCGACATCTCACTACCCGGTATGAATGGTTTAGAGCTTGTTAAAAATCTGTTACACCAAATGCCCGGGTTGAAAATTTTGATTGTTAGCCGCCATGACGAAGAACTCTACGCCGAGAGGGCACTGCGTGCCGGTGCTAAAGGGTATTTGATGAAACTTGAAGCTGTAGATGTACTAGTACAGGCCATCAACCAAATTCTGAATGGTGGAATCTACCTTAGCAATAAGATCGGCAACAAGTTGCTCATGAAACTGGCAACCGGCAATAATGCGAAAAGTGATAATCCACTGGACCAGTTAAGTGACCGTGAGCTGGAAGTGTTTGAACTGACCGGGAAAGGTCTATCCACAAAAGAGATTGGCGAAAAACTTCACATATCCGTCAAAACAGTCGAAAGCCATCGCGCAAACATCAAAGACAAGCTACAAATTGATACAGCTAACGAGCTGATGCGTCACGCTGTTCGCTGGGTTGAAGGGGCATCAGGGTAA
- a CDS encoding UDP-2,3-diacylglucosamine diphosphatase, with amino-acid sequence MEKRPLDIVVLSDIHLGTVGCHALELLQYLNSIDPKMIILNGDFVDIWNFKKYYWPESHMMVLRTLLNKMANGTDIYYLTGNHDEVLRKVSSLQLGPLFIRDKLVLNLKGERVWIFHGDIFDITMKHSKWIAKAGSHGYDLLILLNRAINNISMRLGKGKFSLSKKIKDSVKKAVRFIDDFETTAMDLAIDEGYDYVICGHIHQPKIRGHENDRGSVIYMNSGDWVENLTSLEYNGDEWNLYRYTEEEFKISQRIEKAIKKRSINDEILIG; translated from the coding sequence ATGGAAAAACGCCCGCTCGACATTGTTGTACTTTCTGATATTCACCTGGGTACTGTAGGATGCCATGCTTTGGAATTGCTCCAGTATCTGAATTCTATCGATCCCAAAATGATCATTTTGAATGGAGATTTTGTAGATATCTGGAATTTTAAGAAATACTACTGGCCGGAGTCTCACATGATGGTTCTCCGAACCCTGCTCAACAAGATGGCAAATGGTACAGACATTTATTACCTGACCGGAAATCACGATGAAGTACTACGAAAAGTGTCAAGTCTGCAGTTAGGCCCACTTTTTATTCGCGATAAATTAGTCCTGAATCTCAAGGGTGAACGAGTATGGATATTTCATGGAGATATATTCGATATCACCATGAAGCACAGCAAATGGATTGCTAAAGCAGGAAGCCACGGGTATGATCTTCTCATTTTACTGAATCGTGCGATCAACAACATCTCCATGCGACTGGGTAAAGGAAAGTTTTCTCTCAGTAAAAAAATAAAGGATAGTGTAAAAAAAGCGGTCCGGTTTATTGATGATTTTGAAACCACCGCAATGGACCTTGCCATTGATGAGGGATACGATTACGTAATTTGTGGCCATATCCATCAACCCAAAATACGCGGCCATGAAAATGATCGGGGATCTGTTATCTACATGAACAGTGGCGACTGGGTTGAGAATTTGACTTCTCTTGAATACAACGGAGATGAATGGAATTTGTATCGCTACACAGAAGAGGAATTTAAAATTTCCCAAAGAATAGAGAAGGCAATTAAGAAGAGATCTATTAACGACGAAATTCTGATTGGATGA
- a CDS encoding glycosyltransferase family protein has translation MKILYGIQGTGHGHISRAREILPKLTSQASLDVLISGYNCNMSLENTDVTHKRGISLTYDDNGSVSYLKTTLNIQPVTFLQDINSVNPDKYDLIISDFEPITAWASINSKTPSIGLSHQASFLSPKSPRPKQISLLSESVLKYFAPVKRPIGFHFKRYDSFILPPVIRQEIRSLQPHQNNHVTVYLPSFSHEKLAAIFMQCKSADWHIFSPLCESSYQIENVIIHPVGNKPFLESIESAKGVIAGAGFETCAEAMFLGKKLLAIPIKNQYEQLCNAAALNKMGVQTVHQIDDSFVETVQDWIENAETVYLNDTADTTELADLLYRYASMHSINRKHVSSF, from the coding sequence ATGAAAATTTTATATGGTATTCAGGGAACCGGCCACGGCCATATAAGCCGAGCCAGAGAAATCCTCCCCAAGTTGACAAGTCAGGCCTCCTTAGATGTTTTGATAAGCGGCTATAACTGCAATATGAGTCTGGAGAACACAGATGTGACTCATAAACGCGGAATTAGCTTAACTTACGATGATAATGGAAGTGTATCTTACCTGAAAACAACCTTGAATATCCAACCTGTCACCTTTCTTCAGGATATAAACTCTGTAAACCCTGATAAGTATGATCTTATCATATCTGATTTTGAGCCCATCACCGCTTGGGCATCAATCAATTCCAAAACACCTTCGATCGGCTTAAGCCATCAGGCATCGTTTCTCTCACCCAAGAGTCCCCGGCCCAAACAGATCTCTCTGCTTTCAGAATCCGTTCTAAAATATTTTGCACCCGTAAAACGTCCTATTGGTTTCCATTTTAAGCGGTACGATTCATTTATACTGCCACCGGTTATTCGTCAGGAGATTCGCTCTTTGCAACCGCATCAAAACAATCATGTAACGGTTTATCTACCTTCATTTAGCCATGAGAAGCTTGCAGCCATCTTTATGCAGTGTAAATCTGCAGACTGGCATATTTTTTCTCCACTTTGCGAATCCTCCTATCAAATTGAAAATGTTATCATTCATCCTGTTGGCAATAAGCCGTTTTTGGAAAGTATTGAGTCAGCGAAGGGAGTTATTGCGGGAGCAGGGTTTGAAACCTGTGCCGAAGCGATGTTTTTAGGAAAAAAGCTACTGGCAATACCGATTAAGAATCAGTACGAACAACTTTGTAACGCTGCAGCTCTGAATAAAATGGGAGTTCAAACCGTTCATCAAATCGATGATTCATTTGTTGAAACTGTTCAGGACTGGATTGAAAACGCAGAAACCGTGTATTTAAACGACACAGCAGACACAACTGAATTGGCAGATCTACTCTATCGATACGCCTCCATGCACTCGATAAACCGCAAACATGTTTCATCCTTCTGA
- a CDS encoding M16 family metallopeptidase produces the protein MKKFILTTIVLLLAGLQVADAQKKWDEIDYPEINNFENPDIEIFELDNGIRFYLVEDRELPLINLNVRVRTGSFLDPSDKVGRASLTGTVMRSGGSEMYPDDELNELLENRAARMETGIGLTSGSASMNVLEEDFEELLPIFIDLLQNPLFPEEKIELAKTQSKSNISRRNDDQGSVAGREFRKLIYGDDAVFARHTEYETIDNITRDDMVELHEQSFVGSNMMIGVIGDFDIEEMKTKLENSFSDIPAGQEIELELPEVNYDFESSVNFIDKQDVNQSYVLLGHIGGMRDNPDYAKLQVMNQVLSGGFSSRLFKVVRSDLGLAYSVFGSYGSGTFYPGTFTAGVMTASETTAEAIDAIIGQIERLQNEPITEEELQQTKDQFLNSLVFRYDSRAKILNERLGYDYAGLPEDTFDRLVEEIREVQAEDIMEVADEYLRPDDVQILVVGNSNEIGDQLSKYGDVNEIDITIPEPADDREDVAGDAEMGREWLDKMAAALLPNGAFESDLSFEADNIVQSPAGEITMKVAQTINFQEERITSVINAPMGEVTVEVADGQGVMRMGGNEMNMPPQQLAETKSELYRNYVYLALNRDQLDVEFLGMKELNGSEYAHIRINDEMPLELYIDPETALPAQAEYRMMDPQQGQRVTVTLEYRDWKEESGVMMAYETTGYSDGNQISRTVITSHSLDN, from the coding sequence ATGAAGAAATTTATATTAACAACTATTGTACTTCTCTTAGCAGGCTTGCAAGTGGCCGATGCCCAAAAGAAATGGGACGAAATCGATTATCCTGAAATCAATAACTTTGAAAATCCGGATATAGAAATTTTTGAACTGGATAACGGTATTCGATTTTATCTGGTGGAAGATCGCGAACTGCCGCTCATTAATCTGAATGTTCGTGTTCGAACAGGTTCATTCCTGGATCCGTCTGATAAAGTTGGCCGTGCTTCTCTAACAGGTACAGTTATGCGATCGGGTGGCTCTGAAATGTATCCGGATGATGAATTGAATGAGCTTTTGGAAAACAGAGCTGCCAGAATGGAAACAGGTATCGGTTTAACTTCCGGATCAGCCTCCATGAATGTTCTTGAAGAAGATTTTGAAGAACTACTGCCCATATTTATTGATCTGCTTCAAAATCCGTTATTTCCTGAGGAAAAAATCGAGTTGGCAAAAACTCAGTCGAAATCAAATATTTCCCGTCGGAATGACGATCAGGGGAGCGTTGCCGGCAGGGAGTTTCGTAAACTGATCTATGGAGACGACGCTGTTTTTGCCCGACACACCGAATACGAAACCATCGACAACATTACCCGGGATGATATGGTTGAACTGCATGAACAATCATTTGTTGGCAGTAACATGATGATTGGAGTCATTGGTGATTTCGATATCGAAGAGATGAAAACGAAGTTAGAAAATTCGTTTTCAGATATTCCGGCAGGACAGGAGATTGAGCTCGAATTGCCTGAGGTTAATTACGATTTCGAAAGTAGTGTTAACTTTATTGATAAGCAGGATGTAAATCAAAGTTACGTACTGTTAGGTCATATTGGCGGTATGCGGGACAACCCAGACTATGCCAAACTTCAGGTTATGAATCAGGTTTTAAGCGGCGGGTTTTCGAGCCGGCTTTTTAAAGTGGTCCGTTCCGATCTGGGACTGGCTTACTCAGTATTTGGTTCATACGGAAGCGGAACTTTCTATCCCGGAACATTTACCGCCGGTGTAATGACAGCAAGTGAAACTACTGCGGAAGCTATTGATGCCATTATTGGACAAATAGAGCGTTTACAAAACGAACCGATAACAGAAGAAGAACTGCAGCAAACAAAAGATCAGTTTTTGAACTCCTTGGTATTCAGATATGACAGCCGCGCAAAAATCCTCAATGAACGCTTGGGATACGACTATGCTGGCCTTCCTGAAGACACTTTCGATCGATTGGTTGAAGAGATACGAGAGGTTCAGGCAGAGGATATTATGGAGGTTGCAGATGAGTATCTGCGACCAGATGATGTGCAAATCCTTGTTGTAGGTAACTCAAACGAAATCGGCGACCAGCTTAGCAAGTATGGAGACGTGAACGAAATTGATATCACGATTCCTGAACCCGCAGACGACCGGGAAGATGTGGCCGGTGATGCTGAAATGGGCAGAGAGTGGTTGGATAAGATGGCTGCTGCGCTGCTTCCTAACGGTGCTTTTGAATCGGACCTTTCTTTTGAAGCAGACAATATTGTCCAAAGTCCTGCAGGCGAAATTACGATGAAAGTTGCTCAAACAATCAATTTCCAGGAGGAGCGAATTACATCTGTAATAAATGCACCTATGGGCGAGGTAACTGTTGAGGTTGCTGATGGGCAGGGAGTCATGCGTATGGGCGGCAATGAGATGAATATGCCACCACAGCAACTGGCTGAAACCAAATCGGAACTGTACAGAAACTATGTCTACCTGGCGCTGAATAGAGATCAGCTGGACGTTGAGTTTTTGGGAATGAAAGAGCTAAACGGCAGTGAATACGCTCATATCCGAATAAATGATGAGATGCCTTTGGAACTCTATATAGACCCTGAGACAGCACTTCCGGCACAGGCAGAGTATCGAATGATGGATCCGCAGCAGGGTCAGCGGGTAACCGTTACACTGGAATACAGAGATTGGAAAGAGGAGAGCGGCGTAATGATGGCCTATGAAACGACCGGCTATTCAGACGGTAATCAGATTTCCAGAACGGTAATAACATCACACTCTTTGGATAACTAA